Within Dysosmobacter sp. Marseille-Q4140, the genomic segment GAAAACGGCGCCGTTCCTCTGACGCCTCCCTTCGCCCTGGGCGACTTCGGCACCGCCGGCACCCTGGCCGGTGCCTGCGCCGCCTGCCTGCTGCAGCAAGCCAAGACCGGCAAGGGCGAAAAGGTGATGGTCTCCCTGTACGGCCAGGCCATCTGGGACAACGCCGCCATCATGCAGGCCGAATATCACGGCAACCACTGGCCCAAGACCCGGCTGGATCCCGACAGCCCCCTGCGCAACACCTACCAGTGCAAGGACGGCACCTGGATGATGATTTCCGTGCCGAACTATGAGAGATACTACGCCTCCTTCTGCAAGGTGGTGGGCCGTGAGGACCTGGTGAACGATGAGCGCTTCAACACAGAGGTCAACATGCGCAGCCATAAGGCCGAGCTTATGGAAATTTTGGACCCCATTTTCCTGACCAAGGACTACGCCGAGTGGGATGCCCTTCTGACCGAAGGCGACATCGCCCATGACCGCATCAACCATATCCGCGACACCATCCGCGATGAGCAGGCCCTGGCCAACAACTACGTCTACGAGTATGAAAACCGGGACGGCACCAAGGATCTGATTGTCTCCACCCCCGTCAAATTCGGTCAGCCGGATCAGATCGCTCACCGCAACGCCCCCCTGCTGGGCGAGCACTCCGTGGAACTGATGCACGAGCTGGGCTACAGCGACGACGTAATCGCCGCCTGGGCGGCGGAGGGCGTCGTCCGTACCCGCTGAGCCGCGTCTATTTCTGCGGTCCCCCCTCCATTTTGGATTTCTTCCATCGTGGAACAACAGAGAAAGAAGGGTGTTTATGGAAATCGTAAGTATTATCGGTATGATCGCAGCACTGGCACTGCTGTCCTTCCTGGTCATGAAGGGCGTGAACATCTTCATCGCCGCCATCGCAAGCTCCCTGCTGGTGGCTATCACCGGCCAGATCGGCCTGTACGACGCTCTGCAGACAGACTACATGAGCGGCTTCACCGGCTTCTTCGGCAGCAACTTCCTGATCTTTGTGGCCGGCGCCCTGATGGGCCAGGTCTATGAAAAGACCAACGGCGCCAAGGCCATCGCCCGCCTGATCATCAGAGGTCTGGGCAAGGGCGCGGCCATCATCGCCGTACCTCTGGCCATCGGTATCCTGACTTACGGCGGCATTGCCGGCTTCGTGGTGTGCTTTGCCGTGTTCCCCATCGCGCTGGAGATCTACCGTGAGGCAGACATCCCCCGCCGCTTTATCCCCGGCGTCATCGTGTTCGCCTGCTGCACCTTCTCCGCCATCGGCCCCGGCAACCCCCAGGTCGGCAACGTGGTGCTGCAAAACGCCCTGGGCACCTCTCTGATGGCCGGCGCCACCGTGGGCTTCATCTGCACCGCCGTCACCCTGGTGGTGGGCGTTGTGATGCTGAAGGTCATGGTCAAGCACGCCTGGGCCAACGGCGAGCACTTTGTAGCCAAGGACACCGACAAGTTTGACGACGCTGCCGTCTGCCCCAACGGCTGGGTGGCCCTGATCCCCCTGGCCCTCTCCCTGATCCTCATCAACATCAAGATCGACGGCACCGCCATCTGCCCCACCGCCTTCGGCGTGTGCATCGGCGCCGCCCTGGCCTACATCATGCTCCACAAATACAAGACCCCCGACGCCAAGCCTCTGGACCTGATGGGCAACGGCATCAAGAACGCCGTCTCCGCCGCCGCCAATACCTCCGCCGTGGTTGGCTTTGGCTCCGTGGTCAAGGCTGCCGTCGGCTTCCCGGTCCTGTGCAACGCCATTGAGAACATCCCCGGCCCCCCGCTGGTGGCTGTGGCTCTGGCCACGACCATCATCGCCGGCATCTGCGGTTCCGGCTCCGGCGGCCTGGGCATCGCGGCCCCCATCCTCAAGCCCATCTTCGTGGACGGCATGGGCATCAACGTCAACGTCCTGCACCGCATGATGATGATTGCCTCCTCCGGCCTGGACTCCATGCCCCACAACGGCTTCGTGGTCACCGTCATCAACGGCGTCTGCGGCGAGACCCACAAGGACGCCTACATGCCCGTGTTCTGGCTGACCGTGGTCACTCCGCTGATCGCCACGGCCGTCGGCGTGGTCCTCTTCACGCTGTTCCCCAACCTGCCGTAACACCTCCCCATGCAAACAGGGAAGAGAGCTGTCAGGCGGCAGCTCTCTTCCCTCACTCACAATTCGATTTGAAATTCTTCCAGCTTGCGGTAGAAGGTCTTGCGGGAGATCCCCAGCGCGGCGGCGGCCATGGTCCGGTTGTATCGGTTCTCCTCCAGCGCCCGCAGGATATCCTCCCGGGTGACGTGCCGGCCCTGGGTCGCCCTTGCAGGCGGCGGAGAGGCCGCCGTCACGGCGGTCCTGCCTGTACCCACAAAGTCCAGGCACAGCTCCAGATCCTGAGGCGTGATGACCTGGCTGGGAACCAGCTGGACCACCCGCTCCATGACGTTTTGCAGCTCCCGGACATTGCCGTGCCAGGGCAGCCGCAGCATCAGCTCCTTGGCCTCCTCTGAAAGGACCTTTCGGGTTCCCATCTGGAGGCGGGCGGTGATGGCGTCAATGAAGTGCTCCGCCAGCAGGATGATGTCTCCGCCCCGGTCCCGCAGCGGCGGCAGCTGGAGATTGAGCGTACACAGCCGGAAATACAGATCCGGCCGGAAGGTCCGCTTTTCCACCATGGTATGGAGATCGGCGTTGGTGGCGGAGATGATCTTCACATCCACGCTGCGGACAATACTGCTGCCGATCCGCATGAAATTCTTCTGCTCGATGACCCGCAGAAGCATCACCTGCAGATCCAGCGGCATGTCGCCGATCTCATCGAGAAAGATGGTCCCCGTGTCAGCCAGCTCGAATTTTCCCAGGTTTCCGGTCTTTTTCGCCCCGGTGTAGGCTCCGCCGTCGTAGCCGAACAGCTCGCTGGCCAGCAGATCCCGGGGATAGGCGGCGCAGTTGAGCACGATAAAGGGGCTGTCCCTGCGCTGGCTGGCATTATGGATGGCCTGGGCGAACACGTCCTTACCCACGCCGCTCTCGCCGGTGATCATCACATTGCTGTCGCTGTGGGCAATGGATTTGGCCCGTGCGATGCACCGCTGCATGGCAAAGCTGTTCCCCAGGATGTTGGAAAACGAGTACACGGCGTTATTGCCAATATGCCGCGCCACGTGGCTGGACAGCTCCCGGGGAGACGACAGGAAAAACCGCACGCCTCCAAGTCCCAGATGCCGCTGCTGATACGCCACCGTGGACACCAGGTAAGTATTCTGCTTGCCATGGATGGTCAGGGGAATCAGCTGATCCTCCACCGTCCGCTTGTTCCGGATGATGTCCCAGAACTCCTGATTCTGCGGCAGCGGATCGAACAGGGTCTCCGCCTTCTTGAAGTAGAGATTCTCATAGGGGATCCCCAGGATGCGGAAAACCTGCTCGTTGTGGTAGAGAATATGGGGATTTCCCGTAACCACATTGATGTCAATGTTGATCAGGCCCTTGGGCTCCTGAAAATACAGCGCATAGAGTTCACTGGCCATGAACATGTGCAGTTCAATGTCATTGGCAAGGGCGGTACAGATCAGCTTCCGCTCCGCCACAGGTTCCTCTACCGGAGAGATGGCCGCGATACCGCCCAGCAGTTCATAATCAGCGGAGTTTTCACTCCTCTCCAGCAGCAGCGGTTCAAAAAAAATCGAGGCGCTCCGCAGCAGCGGGCTCTCGTTTTCCTCTCCCGCCGAAAGAAGCGGACATCTCTGCTCCAGTCCCAGGGATATGGCGTTCCTGCCAAAGGACGCCCTGTCCCAGCAGCTGCGCACACAGATCCCTCTTTCCCGGCACCACTCCAGATAACCGGCAGGTCCATACAGCTTCAAAAGGCAGCCGTGCTGATCAAACAGCGCAAAGCCCCAGCTCTTGATCTCCTGCTCCGCGCAGGCCTTTGTCAGGACCCGGTTGGCATAGGCATAGATCTTGACGGACTCCGCCTTTATCTCTTTAAACTCCGCTTCCGGCACCAGCTTGGGTGCTGTGAACTGCTCTGTACCGGCTTGTTTATTCGGCATATGATCCTCCACGGAATATGCCTCCTCTCCACGATCTGGGCCATGGTTACACCCGAATGATACAAATTGTATCACACTTGGTGTCACCGTGCAACGAAAACGTGTCAGGGAGCGCTGCCAAGCACAGGCGGCACAGGCATCTCGCATCAAATTTACTCACAGAAAGATTTCGGCACAATAATTGCTTATCTAATTGTTGTTGATTGCCCCCCGCAACTCGACCTTAAGGAAAGGATGATACAATGGATTTCAATTTGACGAAAGAGCAGGAGCTCCTCCGCAAAATGGCCGCGCAGTTCGCCGCGCAGTACTGCGAACCGGAGGCCGCGGAGTTGGATGAAACGCACGAGTTCCTCCACGACACCTGGAAGAAAATGGCCGAGGTGGGCCTTCTGCGGGTCAACCACGGTGAACAATACGGCGGCACCGGCCACGACGCCATCGGCGAGATGATCGTCATTGAGGAGCTGTCCAAGGCCAGCCTCACTCACGGCGCCACTTATGCCCTGCTGGCCAACGGCTTCCCCGCTTTCATTGAGAAGTTCGGCACCGAGGAGCAGAAGATGGAGTTCATCCCCCAGGTGCTCAACGACGGCGTGATCGGCAGCTTCTGCCTGACGGAGCCGGACGCAGGCTCCGACGCCACTGGCATCCACACCACCTCCGTCCGGGACGGCGACGACTACATCCTCAACGGGACCAAGTGCTTCATCACCGCCGGAAACATCGCCAAATACCACCTGGTGGTTGCCATTGCCGACACCAAGGCCGGCGAGCGGGGCTTCAACGGCTTTATCGTGGACGCCGACGCCCCCGGCGTCAGCGTGGGCAAGATCGAAAACAAGATGGGCCTGCGGGGCCTGCCCACCACGGAGCTGATCTTCGAGGACGTCCGCGTTCCCGCCAGCCGGATGCTGGGCGGCCCGGCCGGCTGCGGCAAGATGATGAAGTTTGCCCTGGGCACTCTGGACGCGGCCCGCATCGGCACCGGCGCCCAGGCGCTGGGTGTGGCCACCGCCGCCTTCCAGCGGGCGCTGACCTACTCCGGTGAGCGCAAGCAGTTCGGCAAGCCCATCAACGCCAACCAAGGCCTCGCCTGGGAACTGGCGGAGATGGCCACCAAGCTGGATATGTCCCGTCTGCTGGTCTATCGGGCCGCCTGGATGGAGCAGCAGGGGCTGCCCTTCAGCAAGGAGGCCTCCATGGCCAAGCTCTACGCCACCAAGTTTGGCCGCGAGGTGGTCAACTCCGCCCTGCAGATCCACGGCGGCTACGGCTACATGCACGACTATCCCCTGGAGCGGATGTACCGGGATATCAAGATCACCGAGATCTACGAGGGCTCCTCTGAGATCCAGAAGGTGGTCATTGCCAACCACCTGATCCCCCGTCCCCCCAAGAAAACGGAGAAGAAGAAATAAGGAGGTATCAGACAAAATGAAGATCATTGTTTCCATCAAGCAGGTACCCGATACCTCCGGCAAGGTGGCGGTGAATCCCGACGGTACGCTGAACCGTGCGTCTATGCAGACCATCACCAACCCCGACGACATGAACGCCCTGGAGGCCGCCCTGAAGCTGAAGGACGCCACTGGCTGCAAGGTCGTCGTGGTCACCATGGGTCCCGCCCCCGCTGCCGGCATGCTGCGTGAGGCTCTGGCCATGGGCGCCGACGAGGCCGTTCTGGTGTCCGCCCGCGAGTTCGGCGGCTCCGACACCTACGCCACCTCCCAGATCCTGGCCGCCGCCATCAACAAGATCGGCGTGGAGGCCGACGATATCGTCATGTGCGGCCGGCAGGCCATCGACGGTGACACCGCTCAGGTCGGTCCCCAGATCGCCGAGAAGCTGCACCTGCCCCAGGTCACCTATGCCGCCGACATCCAGAAGGACGGCGACACCGTCACCGTCAAGCGCATGCTGGAGGACGGCTACATGACCATCAAGGTCCGGACGCCCTGCCTGCTGACCTGCGTCAAGGAGCTCAACGAGCCCCGCCTGATGAACGTGGTGGACATTTACCGTGCGTACAGCAAGCCTCTGGAGACCTACAACTATGAGACCCTGAAGGACGATCCTCTGATCGACGCCACCACCATCGGCCTGAAGGGCTCTCCCACCAACATCTTCAAGAGCTTCACCCCGCCCCAGAAGGGTGCCGGACAGATGTTAGAAGGTGCGGACAAGGCCACCTGCGAGCAGCTGGCTGAGATCCTGGCCAAGAAGCACATCATCTGAGAAGGGGGAGAGAAACGATGTCTAATTTCAACAGTGCTGATATCGCTGCTTTCAAGGACGTATGGGTGTTCTGTGAGCAGCGCGAGGGCAAGCTGATGCCCACCGATTTCGAGCTGATCTCCAAGGGCCGCGACCTGGCCAACGAGCTGGGCGTGAACCTGTGCGGCCTGCTGCTGGGCGGCGAGGGGATCGAGAACGTTGCCAAGGAGCTGGGCGGCTACGGCGCCGACAAGGTGATCGTGTGCGAGAGTCCGCTGCTGGCCGTGTACAACACCGACGCCTATGCCAAGGTCATCTGCGACGTCATCGAGGAGATGAAGCCCGAGGCCTTCCTGATCGGCGCCACCAATATCGGCCGTGACCTGGGCCCCCGCTGCGCCGCCCGTCTGCACACCGGCCTGTGCGCTGACTGCACCCACCTGGACGTGGATGTGGCCAACTACATCCAGTTCCTGCGTGAGTCCTCCACTCTGGACGTGGACAACACCAAGTGGGACATGGAGGACCGGAACCTGAAGATGACCCGTCCCGCTTTCGGCGGTCACCTGATGGCCACCATCATCTGCCCCCGCTTCCGTCCCTGCATGGCGACGGTGCGTCCGGGCGTCATGAAGAAGAACCCCTTCGATCAGGCCAAGGCCGACGCCTGCGAGATCGTCAAGCCCGCCTTCTCCCTGACCGAGGCCGACATCCACACCGAGGTCACCGAGGTGGTCAAGGCCGCCAAGAAGCTGGTGGACCTGATCGGCGCCGACTACATCGTGTCCGTTGGCCGCGGCATCAGCAAGGATGTCGAGGGCGGCATCAAGCTGGCTGAGGAGCTGGCTGAGGTGCTGGGCGGCGTCGTGGGCGGCTCCCGTGCCACCATCGACTCCGGCTGGCTGTCTGCCGACCATCAGGTGGGCCAGACCGGCAAGACCGTGCATCCGAAGGTGTACATCGCTCTGGGCATTTCCGGCGCCATCCAGCACAAGGCCGGCATGCAGGACTCCGAGTGCATCATCGCGGTGAACAAGAACGACACCGCTCCCATCTTCGAGATCGCCGACTACGGCATCTGCGGCGACCTGTTCAAGGTCACTCCCATGCTGATCGAGGCCATTAAGGCCGCCAAGGCTGCCAAGTAAATTTCCCCCCACCTGGAAAAAGGGCCATGCGGACTTCTGCCCCATGGCCCTTTTTTGCCGGATCCTGCGCCTTCTCACTGGCGGGATCTTGTGGTATACTCTACTCTGTGCCCGGCATCGGGCACGATCTTATTCCACAGAGGTATCTTTCATATGAATATGATGTTCAAAGGAAGCAGTCAATACGTGGCCTCCCCCGAGCTGATGAGCGCCGTCAATATCGCCATCACCCTCAGCAAGCCCCTGCTCATCAAGGGCGAACCCGGCACCGGCAAGACCATGCTTGCCCAGGCCATCGCCGACGCCCTGGGCAAGCAGCTCATCATCTGGAACGTGAAGTCCACCACCAAGGCCCAGGACGGCCTGTACGTCTACGACGTGGTCCAGCGGCTCTACGACAGCCAGTTCGGCACCCACGGCGTGGATGACGTGGCCCGCTACATCAAGCTGGGCAAGCTGGGCGAGGCCTTTCAGGCTCAGGAGCAGGTGGTCCTCCTGATCGACGAGATCGACAAGGCCGACATCGAGTTTCCCAACGACCTGCTCTGGGAGCTGGATCAGATGGAGTTCTATATCCCGGAGACCAAGGAGACGGTCCGGGCCAAACAGCGCCCCATCGTCATCATCACCTCCAATGCGGAAAAAGAGCTGCCGGACGCCTTTTTGCGCCGGTGCGTGTTCCACTATATTGAGTTCCCGGACCAGCAGCAGATGGAGGAGATCCTCCGCGTCCACTTCGGCCGGCTGGAGGACGCCCTGGTCCGGCAGGCCCTGGCCGCCTTCTACTGGGTCCGGGAGCTGCGGCAAATCGAGAAGAAGCCCAGCACCTCGGAGCTAGTGGACTGGCTGCGGGCCCTGGTGGCCGGCGGGATCGCGCCGGAGCGGATCACCCGGGAGATCCCCTTCGCCGGCGTGCTGCTGAAAAAGGACAAGGACCTGCGGACACTGCAGAGGGAGCTGCGATAAGCCATGTTCACCGCATTTTTCTACCTGCTGCGGCAGCGTGGCCTGGCCGTGTCCATCAACGAGTGGCTCACCCTGCTGGAGGCTCTGGAGAAGGGCCTCCACCGCTCCAGCCTCACGGGCTTCTACCACCTCTGCCGGGCGCTGCTGGTGAAGAATGAGGCGGACTTCGACCGCTTCGATCAGGTGTTTCTGGAGTTTTTCAAGGACGTGCCCTTCAGCGGCGAACTGCCGCCGGAGCTGCTGGACTGGCTGAACCACCCCTCCGAGGACCTGCGCCGCACCATCGAGGAGCTGCAGTCCCTGGGCTTCCCGGATGAAACCCTGGAGGAGCTGCTGCGGATGCTGGAGGAGCGGCTGAAGGAGCAGACCGAGGAGCACAACGGCGGCAATTACTGGGTGGGCACCCAGGGCCGCTCCCCCTTCGGCAACAGCGGCTGGCACCCCAACGGCATCCGCATCGGCGGCCAGAGCCGCCACCGCACTGCCATGTCGGTGGCCGGGGACCGGCGGTTCCGAGACTTCCGCAAGGACGACACCCTGGACCCCCGGCAGTTCCAGCTGGCCTTCCGGCTGCTGCGGCAGCTGTCCGTCCAGGCCAGCAGCGGCGAGAAGGAGGTGGATGTGGACGCCACCATCCGCGACACCTGCGACAACGCCGGCTCCCTGCGGATCCGCTACCGCAAGCCCCGCAAGAACGCCATCAAGGTCCTGCTGCTGATGGACTCCGGCGGCTCCATGGAATATTACAGCACCCTCTGCGCCACGCTGTTCCAGGCGGCCACCAAGTCCAACCACTTCAAGGAACTCCACACCTTCTACTTCCACAACTGCGTCTACTCGGAGCTGTATACCCAGCCCTCCCTGCGCTACGACAGTGCCGTGGCCACGGAGTGGGTCCTCCAGAACTTTGACAGCAGCTACAAGGTCATCATCGTGGGCGATGCCGCTATGAACCCCTATGAGCTCAACGCCCCCACCTACAACTGGCGCAACGGTGCCTACGAGCGGCCCGGGCTGGAGTGGCTCCAGCGGCTCCAGTCCCACTTCCCCTATCTGGTCTGGCTGAACCCGGAGCCCTATCCCGCCCGCCGGGATTTCTGGTCCCAGACCCACTTACAGCTGGCAGGGATCTTTCCCATGTTCGACCTGTCGGTGGACGGGCTGGAGGCCGGGATCAAGCGCCTGATGGCAAAGCGGCCCTCCAAGGCCGCCGGACAGTGAGTCCCGGACGGAAAAAACGCGCCCGCAAGGAAATCCTTGCGGGCGCGTGTGTAACCGCTACAATCTAGATTTCCCATTTTTTCATAAATCTGATTTCTTTCCAGCGGTTAAGTTCAAACTCACAGTTTTATCTGTATGTTTTTTTCTTGAAATAACTTTTGAATTGCCCGTCTAGCTTTATCAGGCTCTAGTCCAATATTTTTTAGCCGAATTGAGTAGATGAGCTCTTCTACAACTTGAATATCACTGATTTGAACAGCTTCAAAGTCCCAATTCAACTTATCATGTGCAAGATCATTCCTCAGTTTGCCAACACGACGACCAATTTCTTCAGCCAATGCCTTATACGGTTTTTGCGGCGTTCCATATTTTCGGAGAGTAAACGCCTCCATGATTTCACGACAGTCAATAAGCGCATACTTTACATTGAACCAATAGCCTAAACTAAAATTTTTAATTCCATTTAGGAGATCCGCTGCGTATTCCCTTTCTTTCCCAGTTTTCTCGTCACAGAAATTCTCCATTAGTTGGACAACCTCTGTTTTTACTTTTACAAAGGGTTCCGACCTCCCTGCATCTATCCCGTAGATATTACGGAACTCCCGTTCAAAAGCGGCCAGAATCATGATAAACCGGCTAACAGAGTAGGAGCGTTTTTCATCAATACAGCGCGGAAGATATTCGTAATCAAGCAGGCCAGCAGAAATTACATTCAACAAATCCGCCGATTTTGTTCCCAAGATCGAAAAATCAATGATTTCGTCCTTGGCTTTTTTATTCGTTTCTCCTGTAAATCGTGGGCGGCAACAAAGCCAGGCAAAAAAATCTCGTTTTCTTTCTTGATTATAGGCAAAAACCTCGACATTGTCTAAAGAAACATTTGCCCGACCGGTGACATACATAAAAAAACGCCAGAGTTGCTCATACGCATTCAGCAAGCCAGGGAGAGCTTCTGTTTTCGAAAACTGAAGCGTCATATAACTCTGTGATGTCATGGGATTCTGTGCTCGCACAACAGATGCATAGGAATGAAGTTTAATTTCAGCAGTGAGACCGTCTGAAAGAAGAAACTTGCCTCCGTCCACCTCATTTTGGCATTCTGCTGATAAAGTAATCTTCTTAGCCCGGATACTGTCTTTTGCTGGTTGAATGTCATATTCAAACACTGATTCCGGAGGAAAGAACGCATCAATTTCTGGTCCTCGTATACGAAAACCATCAATTGCTTCACTTGAATATCTTTCTTCCCAAATAAAATACCAAGCAACAGGGAAGCTCAAAAACCCATGATAGGAACTGTAGTTATTGGATACCCAGAAAGTAATGCGATATCCCTCACTGGTTCTTCCTGATAATTCTCGATTTGAAATCCACTCATTAGATGACTCTATTGTTTGCTGCAGTCGTTCCAGCGTAAGTGCCCCAGAAGAATATCGCCTCCAAACTTCCCGATTCGGAGGATACAGATTTACTTTAAACTCCCTCTCATCAAATTCAAAAGGGAAAGTATACTCTTCATAAGAAACAAATCCGACCAGTCGCTCTGGTCTCTTCATTCTACAGCACCCCCCAGAGCCAATCCCAAGTAATCAAGCAGCCCTTGGCAGCCCACCGACACATCTCTCCAAGTTGCCTCGAAGTCTCTGGTGTACCATGGATCGGCAACCTCTTGGCCTGGTTGGCCAGCATACTCCATCAACAGATGGATCTTCTCCGCTGGGTCGCCACAGAAAATGCGCCGCATATTGTGGACATTGGCCTGGTCCATACCGATCAGCAAATCGTAATCTGCATAGTCGCAACTGGTCAACTGTCGGGCAGCGTGGCCGGTACAGGAGATTCCATGCTCCGCCAGTTTCTTCTGGGCCGGAGGATAGACCGGATTGCCGATTTCTTCCCGACTGGTTGCAGCTGAGGCAATGTGAAACAAATGCCCCATCGCAGCCTTTTTCACCAGATTTTTCATGACATACTCGGCCATCGGACTCCTGCAAATATTGCCGTGACACACAAAAAGAATCCTCGTCATCCTGTCTCTCCTGTTTCTGTTTGTCAACGTCAGTATAACATGTGCCGGTCGAAACGTCGAGATTCATTTTCTCATGCGCGGGTTCGCTAATCTGCCGCAGAAGCTCCGCCTTTGACCATCCGAACTGCAAAACAGCTCGAAGATACCAATGCCGCTGATCCATGGACAGGCCTGCCTCCATGATAACCACATTCTGCGTCCACCCAATCAGGAGAGCCTCCTTCAGAATGTCGGGTGCAGTTTCATAGGTCCGGAAAAAGTCCCGCATCCGACGGAGGTTCCGAGGTGAAAAGCCCGAGTTGTCGGGACACTTGACCGCAAGATACTCTGCTGCTGCCACTGCCGCTCCTTTTTCCTTTCTGGCGCTGACCAGTTTCCCGATTTCGAGATACAGCTCCATCTGTGGCAGGTTTCTTTCCAGTGCCTGATCCAAACCAGTATACATCGCACTGTAATCAATGGGCTTCCGGATGTTCATGGACTTCTCCTTTCTGACGCCATGCGCCTTATTCCGTAGATCACAGCAAAGAGAAATGCGGCATTGCACTGCCACACTTCTCTTTGCTGTGATTCTATATGACCTGCACGATCTGTTCCCAGAGCAGGATATGTTTATTGTCGATTGCTTGATTGCCGTGGTAGTGACCGAACAGCCAGTAATGGTACCGGGCCTTTTCCTGAATCTCTTGAAGGAAATCCGTAAGCGGATCTGCCTTATTGTAACGGTTGATTGCTATGGCGAGATCAGTTGGGGCACAGTGAGTGATGATGTAGTCCACTGCCCAATCGTGTTTGTCCAGGTTTTGTCGAGCCCTAGTATACTCGTCTTTCGAAGGGAGCTCCTCTGGCCACCAGGACTGTCCTAACACTCGGTATCTGCGCCGCCCCATAATCTCGAGCATCATACGCCGGGTTTCGAAGTCTGGTGCCTTTGAGTCCAGAATTCCATCCTCCACATCATGGCTCTTGGCCCCGCCCATGGTGAAGAAGGTATATCCCTGAAGTTCAAACACATGTCCTCGCATGAGGTGCAGGATGTTGGGCCGTATCCGATGCACCATTCCTCCATGCCACATCTCAAGTGGGAATTCTGAAAGCAGCGTGAAGTTCTCGTGGTTTCCATCCACCCATAGGGTGGTCCAGGGCTTGTCATTCAGCCAGTCCAGCCAATAGTTTTCCTCCTCAGAACTTTCCCAGAGGCCTCCGAAGTCACCACAGATAATAACGAAGTCGTCACGGGACATGTTGGCTCGTTCCGGGAAGTATTTTCGACCAAACCGGCGGAAGGTTCCGTGGCAGTCTCCCGTGGCATAAACACTCATGCCGTCACACTCCTCTCGTCTTTTTCCAATGCCTGTTCAATTTCCACGCCGCTGCGAAACGTCACTTTGATTCGCGCCTCATCCAGTACAGTCACCTTTTCCAGCAGTTGATAGAGTACATCTTCTTTCCACTCTGTAATTTCCGCCGAAGCAGCCGGCAATG encodes:
- a CDS encoding MoxR family ATPase, translated to MNMMFKGSSQYVASPELMSAVNIAITLSKPLLIKGEPGTGKTMLAQAIADALGKQLIIWNVKSTTKAQDGLYVYDVVQRLYDSQFGTHGVDDVARYIKLGKLGEAFQAQEQVVLLIDEIDKADIEFPNDLLWELDQMEFYIPETKETVRAKQRPIVIITSNAEKELPDAFLRRCVFHYIEFPDQQQMEEILRVHFGRLEDALVRQALAAFYWVRELRQIEKKPSTSELVDWLRALVAGGIAPERITREIPFAGVLLKKDKDLRTLQRELR
- a CDS encoding low molecular weight phosphotyrosine protein phosphatase; translated protein: MTRILFVCHGNICRSPMAEYVMKNLVKKAAMGHLFHIASAATSREEIGNPVYPPAQKKLAEHGISCTGHAARQLTSCDYADYDLLIGMDQANVHNMRRIFCGDPAEKIHLLMEYAGQPGQEVADPWYTRDFEATWRDVSVGCQGLLDYLGLALGGAVE
- a CDS encoding metallophosphoesterase encodes the protein MSVYATGDCHGTFRRFGRKYFPERANMSRDDFVIICGDFGGLWESSEEENYWLDWLNDKPWTTLWVDGNHENFTLLSEFPLEMWHGGMVHRIRPNILHLMRGHVFELQGYTFFTMGGAKSHDVEDGILDSKAPDFETRRMMLEIMGRRRYRVLGQSWWPEELPSKDEYTRARQNLDKHDWAVDYIITHCAPTDLAIAINRYNKADPLTDFLQEIQEKARYHYWLFGHYHGNQAIDNKHILLWEQIVQVI
- a CDS encoding VWA domain-containing protein → MFTAFFYLLRQRGLAVSINEWLTLLEALEKGLHRSSLTGFYHLCRALLVKNEADFDRFDQVFLEFFKDVPFSGELPPELLDWLNHPSEDLRRTIEELQSLGFPDETLEELLRMLEERLKEQTEEHNGGNYWVGTQGRSPFGNSGWHPNGIRIGGQSRHRTAMSVAGDRRFRDFRKDDTLDPRQFQLAFRLLRQLSVQASSGEKEVDVDATIRDTCDNAGSLRIRYRKPRKNAIKVLLLMDSGGSMEYYSTLCATLFQAATKSNHFKELHTFYFHNCVYSELYTQPSLRYDSAVATEWVLQNFDSSYKVIIVGDAAMNPYELNAPTYNWRNGAYERPGLEWLQRLQSHFPYLVWLNPEPYPARRDFWSQTHLQLAGIFPMFDLSVDGLEAGIKRLMAKRPSKAAGQ